CCAAGATCCCTCAGTAGTCGAATTGAAACCAGGTTGCGCGAGCGATAGAGGCCTTCCCTGAGTGTGGTTGGGCCGTAAAACTGGCCCGATGAGTTCTGGGGGCGCCAGGCGCCTTCGAGCTCTGAGTCCTCAAATACGATGGGCGCATCATTGTAAATGGTTGCAGGCGTGCGGCCGTTCTCCAGGGCAGAGAGGTACAGGAATGGTTTGAATGTAGAGCCCGGCTGGCGGTTAGCCTGGGTTGCCCGGTTGTATTTGCTCTGGCTAAAGCTGTAACCGCCGGCAAGGGCCTCAATGGCGCCGGTTTTTGCCGACAGAGAAATCACTGCGCCTTCCACTCTTGGGGCCTGAGAGAGCGCAACCTGTAGTTCAAGCCGGGGCTCGTTGCTGTCAGTTTCAGGGTTCTGCTCCTGTACTTGGGGCAGTTGCGCCACCTTCACGTAGACCACGTCGCCAACACTGACTACATCGGACGGCTTTTCTGGGGCTGGTCCCGTCAGGTTCTCTGTGCGGTATCGCTTAGCCCAGGTCATCGTTTCGAAGTCCATTTTTCCCGGGCCGAGGTGGCGGGTGTGAACCCTTGCTGCGCCCTCATCATCGTTGACTGAGGTGATCACTGCAGGGATGAGGCCTTCTACCCTCGGGTAGTTGAGTAGCTGATTGGATAGCTCTGCTGCAGACATGCCGGCAGCGTCAAACTGGCCGATGGGGCCCCGGAAGCCGTGACGCCGATCGTAGTTTTCAAGGCCGGTGCGGAGGGATTCCGTTGCCGCTTGTTGTTTGATTCCGTCAACGGTCAGCGTTACGCTGTAGCCATCATTGTAGGCGGCTTCACCAAAACGGCGAACCATTTCCGTTCGTGCCATCTCGGCGACGTAATCGGCGTCTACCTCGGCTTCCCGCATGTTATAGGTGGCGGTGAGGGGGGCATTGGTTGCGTCTGACCAGTCTTCCTGTGTGATGTAGCCGAGATCCCGCATTCTTCCAAGAATCCAGTTTCGGCGTATCAGTGCTCGCTCAGGGTTGGCCAGAGGGTTGTAGGCAGAAGGCGCCTTTGGCAGTCCAGCCAGCATGGCCATCTGGGCAAGGGTGAGCTCGTTGACGGGTTTGTCGTAATAGACCTGGGCGGCGGCGGCGATGCCGTATGCGCGGTTGCCCAGGTAGATCTTGTTCAGGTACAGCTCCAGGATCTTGTCTTTATCAAGTTCACGTTCGATCTGAAGAGCCAGAAGTATCTCGTTGAACTTACGAATAAAGGTGCGGTCGCGTGACAAAAAGTAATTTTTTGCAACCTGCATGGTGATCGTACTGCCGCCGGACTGGATGCTGCCGGTGGACACCAGTTCGATGGCAGCCCGCGTCAACCCTTTGATGTCGACTCCGAAATGGTCGTGGAATCGGGCGTCTTCCGCGGCCAGAAAGGCTTGTAACTGAATTGTAGGGATCTGTTCGATTGTGATCGGTGCCCTTCTCTTTTCGCCGAATTCTGCTATTAATCTGTTGTCTGCACTGTATACCCGAAGCGGCGTCTGAAGTTTTACGTCCAGCAGCTGGTGAACAGGAGGCAGACTGGGCCGAAGGTATAAATAGAAGGCCGAGGCTATAATAATGGCGACACTCAGGCCGGTGAGCAGGAACCAGGCGAAAACACGAGATGTGCGCAGCAAATGAGACATTTTTTTCTGACAACAGTTGGATATAGGTCTATTATTTGAGAAATTGCTTTAGGAAGGTTGAGTTGCTTCACTGAATGCAAGATCTCTTGAATAACAAAGAGCCTGCATTGTAGACGGAAAACTTGAAGAATTCTCTTACATAAAAAACACATAAAGCGTCTCTGTCATGATTGCCGTATCAGGGATTGGTTCAGAGGCGCCTTAGCCGG
The window above is part of the Marinobacter sp. THAF197a genome. Proteins encoded here:
- a CDS encoding penicillin-binding protein 1A translates to MSHLLRTSRVFAWFLLTGLSVAIIIASAFYLYLRPSLPPVHQLLDVKLQTPLRVYSADNRLIAEFGEKRRAPITIEQIPTIQLQAFLAAEDARFHDHFGVDIKGLTRAAIELVSTGSIQSGGSTITMQVAKNYFLSRDRTFIRKFNEILLALQIERELDKDKILELYLNKIYLGNRAYGIAAAAQVYYDKPVNELTLAQMAMLAGLPKAPSAYNPLANPERALIRRNWILGRMRDLGYITQEDWSDATNAPLTATYNMREAEVDADYVAEMARTEMVRRFGEAAYNDGYSVTLTVDGIKQQAATESLRTGLENYDRRHGFRGPIGQFDAAGMSAAELSNQLLNYPRVEGLIPAVITSVNDDEGAARVHTRHLGPGKMDFETMTWAKRYRTENLTGPAPEKPSDVVSVGDVVYVKVAQLPQVQEQNPETDSNEPRLELQVALSQAPRVEGAVISLSAKTGAIEALAGGYSFSQSKYNRATQANRQPGSTFKPFLYLSALENGRTPATIYNDAPIVFEDSELEGAWRPQNSSGQFYGPTTLREGLYRSRNLVSIRLLRDLGIRQTLNYLDQLKIPTTNMPANLSLSLGAGQLTPMELARGFAVIANGGYDVEPYLIKTIQEPDGTVVYEAPETELCDSDCEQQLTDNASEGPLTASNSDTPETDGILLPASAQQSAEKRVMKRLADERSVYIMHTILQDVVRRGTGRRALALNRQDLAGKTGTTNEQKDTWFAGFNHDVATTVWVGFDQPAPLGRREFGASTALPIWVDYMKTAMQGVPESTMARPNGIVSIRINPRTGERARPGEDGTFEIFKEEDAPAPLSQDTNGNGSGANDSDSLPGQIF